A single window of Pristis pectinata isolate sPriPec2 chromosome 8, sPriPec2.1.pri, whole genome shotgun sequence DNA harbors:
- the LOC127573644 gene encoding uncharacterized protein LOC127573644, with amino-acid sequence MVMNGSQMPKEELVSNGDLSSVSKNYLDAVAPIDLTGLEESISVHVGEGFSSCDPQLNVSRRNISQLNGPCGESITSKCELYKLQEEELPMKLSNGGRPFTNSQPLGVDEPLEIVSSNVYSSPQFTKVEDKFTQLQVWKEDPHIFTSKCESSNCKQIYVAQSEWEVWDTFEFTSSGSNTTGFEDSEEGRTCGVQILVSTLDATSSQELLSKDDTSQQSNSFDQISTSRNYVLSSQQYVSPYSSLEPLTDSQLPYSHVESDTELPITRNIQEFQYCRWQEIEIRVSYVIDPHYFYIQHSGQELPELMRELNIECSKSSATIGCIPLISSYVCAWLPENKQWYRACVIRIVGSEATVAHDDHQHILVEVLCVDYGFSASLSISHLKILPPTFYALPQQALRVSLANIFPVCGPTWSRSEISWFKKFVKNKTFFARLYQKLNVMTVVLFSERGKMGIMRRGSGLSQKMAAAGLARYSESNCTSPKVGPSIPLHWKQCLIKLLSGATNLKKQSDGALLSIGSPKGNVYKKI; translated from the exons ATGGTCATGAATGGATCACAAATGCCAAAAGAGGAACTTGTGTCTAATGGAGATCTTTCATCTGTTTCTAAAAATTACCTTGATGCAGTAGCTCCAATAGATTTAACAGGTCTTGAGGAAAGTATAAGCGTGCATGTTGGTGAAGGATTCAGCAGCTGTGATCCTCAGCTTAATGTATCCCGGAGGAATATTTCCCAGTTAAATGGTCCTTGTGGTGAGAGCATCACATCAAAATGTGAATTGTACAAATTGCAAGAGGAAGAACTACCTATGAAACTCTCCAATGGTGGTCGCCCTTTTACCAATAGTCAGCCTTTAGGAGTTGATGAGCCTTTAGAAATTGTATCATCAAACGTATACAGTAGCCCCCAATTCACGAAGGTAGAAGATAAGTTCACACAACTACAGGTTTGGAAAGAAGATCCACATATCTTCACCAGCAAATGTGAGTCATCAAATTGCAAGCAAATATACGTGGCTCAGTCAGAATGGGAAGTTTGGGACACTTTTGAATTTACTTCATCAGGCAGCAATACAACTGGTTTTGAAGACTCTGAAGAAGGAAGGACTTGTGGTGTGCAAATTCTGGTCTCAACTTTGGATGCCACTTCCTCTCAAGAACTTTTGAGTAAGGATGATACTTCACAGCAGTCAAATTCATTTGACCAAATATCAACGTCAAGAAACTATGTATTGTCTTCTCAGCAATATGTGAGTCCTTATAGTAGCTTGGAACCACTAACTGACAGTCAGCTTCCATATTCACATGTTGAAAGTGATACAGAATTACCAATAACTAGAAACATTCAAGAGTTCCAATATTGCCGATGGCAGGAGATAGAGATAAGGGTCAGTTATGTCATTGACCCTCATTATTTTTATATACAGCACTCTGGTCAGGAGCTACCAGAATTGATGAGGGAATTAAA CATTGAGTGTTCCAAGAGTTCTGCTACAATCGGCTGCATCCCCTTGATAAGTTCCTATGTATGTGCATGGCTCCCCGAAAACAAACAGTGGTACAGAGCTTGTGTTATCAGGATTGTGGGATCTGAAGCAACAGTCGCACATG ATGACCATCAGCACATTTTAGTGGAAGTTCTATGTGTAGATTATGGATTCTCTGCTTCCCTTTCAATCAGccatttaaaaattttacctccGACATTTTATGCCCTTCCTCAACAAGCTTTGCGTGTGTCTTTAGCAAAT ATATTTCCAGTATGTGGTCCCACCTGGTCCAGATCAGAGATCAGCTGGTTCAAGAAGTTTgtgaaaaacaaaacattctttgCAAGACTTTACCAAAAGTTGAACGTCATGACAGTGGTGCTCTTCagtgaaagggggaaaatggGGATCATGAG AAGAGGGTCTGGACTTTCCCAAAAGATGGCAGCAGCTGGCCTTGCAAGATACTCGGAAAGTAATTGCA ctTCACCAAAAGTTGGACCAAGTATTCCTCTACACTGGAAACAATGCCTTATAAAATTACTGTCAGGAGCAACTAATTTGAAGAAGCAATCAG ACGGAGCATTGTTGAGCATTGGTTCGCCCAAAGGGAACGTCTATAAAAAGATCTAA